Part of the Halalkalibacter krulwichiae genome is shown below.
GACAATTTAGAAATCCAACTGAATTTGGAGGTCAGCGTCCTGATACTGCGACTTTTACTGTTACAGGAGCTGGTGCCATCATTGTTGGAACAAAGCCCTCTTTAATTCGCATTACAGATGCAACAATCGGAAGTGTGAAAGACTTAGGAATCAAAAATCCTTTTGATATGGGTTCGGCCATGGCCCCAGCTGCAGCTGATACGATAATTACGCATTTGAAAGAGACGAAACGTGACGCTTCTTATTACGATGTCATAGTTACGGGTGACTTATCACGCGTAGGGAGTGGGATCTTGCGCAAGTTAGTATTAGAGAAGGGAGTACAGTTAGATCGTTATGAAGACTGCGGAGTAATGATTTATCACCAGGAACAACCTGTTTTTGCTGGTGGAAGTGGTGCTGCTTGTCCAGCGGTTGTTACATTTGGACATCTCGTAAAGGAAATGAAGAGGGGAAGTATTAAGCGTATGCTAGTAGTTGCTACTGGTGCTTTACTAAGCCCGTTAATGATGCAACAAAAAGAATCCATCCCTTGTATCGCGCATGCGGTTTCATTCGAACGGGAGGAGTAAACATGTTTGATTATTTTGCAGCTTTTGTCGTTGGTGGAATCATTTGTTTTATCGGACAAATGTTAATGGATGTTGGAAAGTTGTCACCTACACATACACTTAGCACACTCGTAGTGGCGGGTGCTTTACTTGATGGATTTCATCTCTATGACCGGTTAATTGATTTTGCTGGTGCAGGGGCAACGGTTCCGATTACTAGTTTTGGACACTCATTAGTTCATGGCGCTATGTCAGAAGGAGATCGATATGGATTCTTCGGTGTTGGGATGGGGGTATTTGAGGTCACTTCAGTTGGAATCTCTTCTACGATTTTGTTTAGTTTTTTAGTAGCAATTTTTTTTAAACCAAAGGGGTGAAGGAATATGGAGAGACGAAAAATTATTCTTGTAACAGATGGTGATGAGCATGCCAGAGATGTAGTTGAATTCGTTGCGCGTGAGATAGGCGGAAGATGTATTAGTTATTCTTGGGGCAATCCAACACCAATAAACGGCGAGGAAATCGTCTCTCTTATTTTAAAAACTCCGCATGATCCTGTTTTAGTTATGTTTGATGATTGTGGTCAAAGAGAGTTAGGACTAGGAGAAAAAGCGATGCAATATGTCGCGACGCATCCTCAAATTGAAGTGTTAGGAGCGATTGCAGTTGCTTCTTCTACGCACTCACTAGAATGGGCCCATGTTGATGTTAGTGTTGATCGATATGGGAATTTAACAGAATTTGGAGTTGATAAAGAAGGATTACCAGATCTTGAAAGAGGAAGGATAAACGGCGATACCGTCTATATATTAGATGAACTAGATATACCTGTTGTTATCGGCATAGGCGATATAGGAAAAATGGCGGGCTTTGATACATTAAAGAAAGGTGCGCCAATTACGAAACAAGCAGTTGAAATTATTTTGGAACGGAGCGGATATCATGAGTCACGAAGATGAAAAGAAAGAGACCCCGATATCACGAAATATTGTTGAAAATGAAGCTGAGATTAAAAAAAGACTTGGTTTTGGGAAGTCTTTTGACGTAGGTGTTCGAACATTTTCAATTCTTGATAAACATATTCAAATGTATTTTGTCAATGGTTTGTGTGACATTCAATACGTAATTGAATTGTTAAAAGAATTGATGGATTTAGATTCTAGAGGTAGAAAAACAGAAACAACAAGTGCGAAGCAAGCGATAACCAATCATCTTCCTCACGTCCAAGTAGAATATACCGATACATTAGAAAATGCAATTACCCAAATGTTATCAGGTCTTGTCTTTATTCTAGTTGAAGGTGAAGATCAGGCAATCATTATTGATGTTCGAACATACCCAGGTCGTGGACCTGAAGAACCTGATACAGAGAGGGTTGTCCGCGGTGCCAGGGATGGTTACACTGAAAATATTATTGAAAATACAGCATTAACTCGTCGGCGAATTCGTGACGAAAGATTAAGACATGAGATCATGCAAGTAGGAGAGCGATCGAAAACAGATATTTGTCTTTCGTATATTGAAGGAATTGCTGATCCTAAGATGGTTGAAATTTTAAAAAAGGAACTTGAAGCGATAAACATTGATGGGTTATCTATGTCAGATAAAATAGTTGAAGAATATTTAGTGAAACAGGGGTTTAATCCTTTTCCGCTCGTAAGATATACAGAGCGACCAGATGTGGCAGCCAATCATTTATTCGAAGGACACGTGTTAATTATCACGGATACATCTCCTAGTGTAATTATTACACCGACAACTTTCTTTCACCATGTACAGCATGCTGAAGAATACAGGCAGGCTCCTTTTATCGGGACCTTACTTCGATGGACAAGGTTTATCGGTATCATTTTTTCTTTGTTTGTTTTACCATTTTGGCTCTTGCTTGTGATGCAGCCAGATTTACTTCCAGCTGGTCTTGATTTTATCGGGCCGAATGAAACGAACAATATTCCGATCTTTTTACAAATCGTCTTTGCGGAACTTGGGATTGAATTATTGAGGATGGCAGCGATCCACACGCCTTCTCCACTTGCTACCGCTCTCGGTTTAGTAGCAGCTCTATTAATTGGAGAGATTGCCATTCAGGTAGGGTACTTTACGCCAGAGGTAATCTTGTATGTTGCCATTGGAGCGATAGGTATGTTTGCAACACCAAGTTATGAATTAGGGGTCGCGCTAAGAGCTGTACGAATGATCTTAATTATCATTGTAGCAGCATTTAAAGCACCTGGGTTTATTATTGGTACAACTTTGTTCGTGTTAGCTTTAACAGCAATAAAAACATTTCAGAAGCCTTATCTATGGCCTTTTTTACCATTCGATCCAACAGCTATGTGGCAAATTCTTGTTCGTTCATCAGTTCCGAGTATACGTTTTAGACCAAGCATTGTTCACCCGCAAGATCCAATTAAACAAAAGGTTAAATCAGAATAGGTATAGCAAGTTGTTTCCAATGGGCTACAAAAGTCTTTTGGAAACAACTTTTTTTGGGGTTTTCGTTCAGGTTTAGATAAACGAATAGGCTAAATACATGAAGGTTTAATGGCCAGACTGTTTGCGGTTATAGCTGTCCATCAGCTCTTGAACATATGTATTTAGTATGATAAAGTTATACTCATAATTTTTAATAAATTCTAAGGCATTCAATAGATAATAATCATGTGTAACCTGACCATTGGATTGCGCTACAAAGATTAGGTTACCTACTTGTTTAATAAGCAGCTAGTGTACCGATACTAGCTGCTTATTTTAAGAATAGCCGCCTTGCGGATTTCTTATTTTGTATGAGAAAGGAAGACACATAAATGTATACACATGGAACAAGTCGGATAAATGAATTAGGTCATTTAGAAATAGGTGGCGTAAACACTGTTGACCTTGCTAAACAATATGGCACACCATTATTTGTCTATGATGTTGCCTTGATTCGAGAACGTGCTGCACAATTTCAAGAAGCGTTTAAATCTGAAGGTGTACCATTTCAAGTTGCCTATGCGAGTAAAGCATTTAGTTGTATTGCCATGTTTCAGCTTGCCGATGAGCTAGGTTTAAGTTTGGATGTTGTGTCTGGTGGTGAATTATATACAGCTATTCAGGCGGGGTTTCCGATGGAGCGAGTTCATTTTCATGGCAATAACAAAAGTTTAGCTGAGCTTGAGATGGCGGTTGAAGCAGGAATTGGTTGTATTGTTGTAGATAACTTTTACGAATTACGTGAACTAAGCCGTATTTGTCGTGAGAGGCAGCATAAAATGGACGTGTTGCTTCGAATTACACCAGGAGTAGAAGCTCATACACATGATTACATTTCAACAGGTCAAGAAGATTCGAAATTTGGATTTGACTTAGTAAGCGGTCAAGTTCATGAAGCTGTTTGGCAAGCGAATGAAGATGAGTTTTTGCAGTTGCTTGGAGTCCATAGTCATATTGGTTCACAAATCTTCGAGACGACTGGTTTTGTAATGGCGGTAGAGAAGATGTTTGAATTAATTGGCGAGTG
Proteins encoded:
- the spoVAD gene encoding stage V sporulation protein AD, which encodes MERRGKQTWHFQSPVYIQGTGTAVGPEESQGPLADSFDIKYDNLYAGEENWELAERRLMKDAVETALKQAEKKSEEIDYFLAGDLLNQIVTSNYYARELERPYLGLFSACATSMEALALASLFIDTGVANLVLAAVSSHNATAERQFRNPTEFGGQRPDTATFTVTGAGAIIVGTKPSLIRITDATIGSVKDLGIKNPFDMGSAMAPAAADTIITHLKETKRDASYYDVIVTGDLSRVGSGILRKLVLEKGVQLDRYEDCGVMIYHQEQPVFAGGSGAACPAVVTFGHLVKEMKRGSIKRMLVVATGALLSPLMMQQKESIPCIAHAVSFEREE
- the spoVAE gene encoding stage V sporulation protein AE — protein: MFDYFAAFVVGGIICFIGQMLMDVGKLSPTHTLSTLVVAGALLDGFHLYDRLIDFAGAGATVPITSFGHSLVHGAMSEGDRYGFFGVGMGVFEVTSVGISSTILFSFLVAIFFKPKG
- a CDS encoding stage V sporulation protein AE; amino-acid sequence: MERRKIILVTDGDEHARDVVEFVAREIGGRCISYSWGNPTPINGEEIVSLILKTPHDPVLVMFDDCGQRELGLGEKAMQYVATHPQIEVLGAIAVASSTHSLEWAHVDVSVDRYGNLTEFGVDKEGLPDLERGRINGDTVYILDELDIPVVIGIGDIGKMAGFDTLKKGAPITKQAVEIILERSGYHESRR
- a CDS encoding spore germination protein → MSHEDEKKETPISRNIVENEAEIKKRLGFGKSFDVGVRTFSILDKHIQMYFVNGLCDIQYVIELLKELMDLDSRGRKTETTSAKQAITNHLPHVQVEYTDTLENAITQMLSGLVFILVEGEDQAIIIDVRTYPGRGPEEPDTERVVRGARDGYTENIIENTALTRRRIRDERLRHEIMQVGERSKTDICLSYIEGIADPKMVEILKKELEAINIDGLSMSDKIVEEYLVKQGFNPFPLVRYTERPDVAANHLFEGHVLIITDTSPSVIITPTTFFHHVQHAEEYRQAPFIGTLLRWTRFIGIIFSLFVLPFWLLLVMQPDLLPAGLDFIGPNETNNIPIFLQIVFAELGIELLRMAAIHTPSPLATALGLVAALLIGEIAIQVGYFTPEVILYVAIGAIGMFATPSYELGVALRAVRMILIIIVAAFKAPGFIIGTTLFVLALTAIKTFQKPYLWPFLPFDPTAMWQILVRSSVPSIRFRPSIVHPQDPIKQKVKSE
- the lysA gene encoding diaminopimelate decarboxylase, producing the protein MYTHGTSRINELGHLEIGGVNTVDLAKQYGTPLFVYDVALIRERAAQFQEAFKSEGVPFQVAYASKAFSCIAMFQLADELGLSLDVVSGGELYTAIQAGFPMERVHFHGNNKSLAELEMAVEAGIGCIVVDNFYELRELSRICRERQHKMDVLLRITPGVEAHTHDYISTGQEDSKFGFDLVSGQVHEAVWQANEDEFLQLLGVHSHIGSQIFETTGFVMAVEKMFELIGEWKEKFNFTPTVLNLGGGFGIRYIEGDTPLPAGEYVKKMIEVVKDKAAAYQLTMPEIWIEPGRSLVGDAGTTLYSIGSHKHIPNVRDYLAVDGGMSDNLRPALYQAEYEGVLANRANEEATETFSIAGKCCESGDMLIWDLPLPKANHEDVLAVFCTGAYGYAMANNYNRIPRPSVVFVENGEAFEVIRRERYEDLVRLDLSLPKKVVK